From a single Xiphophorus maculatus strain JP 163 A chromosome 5, X_maculatus-5.0-male, whole genome shotgun sequence genomic region:
- the tmem187 gene encoding transmembrane protein 187, translated as MRSALLHVTVPLTFCAALVNTNLFGEVEVDLTYEHYAERAAENMPALLVMPFNCLVNVAYIFMGLYWLLWRSGVAETEQSCYLRQVFALMAVFYAPVQWTRLATMRRAPAVLDQWLTLPIFAWVPVWIDFIERAPGKWRASHAATLELCSVASYGLALAHQRGFEVALGCHVALALYRGVRVQVARGDSRTAGYLLLAGLSCAGFVVLKLLDHWLARYWVFQSLTGHFWSKVCDVLQFHYSFRFLTALTDKALRKTAAQQR; from the coding sequence ATGAGATCGGCTCTGCTTCATGTGACGGTACCACTCACATTCTGCGCTGCTTTGGTGAACACGAACCTGTTCGGTGAAGTTGAAGTGGACCTGACTTACGAACATTACGCAGAAAGAGCGGCTGAAAACATGCCTGCGTTGTTGGTAATGCCGTTCAACTGTTTGGTTAACGTGGCGTACATCTTCATGGGACTGTACTGGCTGCTCTGGCGCAGCGGCGTTGCGGAAACGGAGCAAAGCTGCTACTTGCGACAAGTCTTCGCCCTCATGGCCGTTTTCTACGCACCAGTGCAGTGGACGCGCCTGGCGACGATGCGGCGCGCTCCCGCGGTGCTGGACCAGTGGCTCACCTTGCCCATCTTCGCGTGGGTCCCCGTGTGGATCGATTTCATAGAGCGCGCGCCGGGGAAGTGGCGCGCGTCGCACGCGGCGACGCTCGAGCTGTGCTCCGTCGCCAGCTACGGCTTGGCGCTCGCGCACCAGCGCGGCTTTGAGGTGGCGCTGGGCTGTCACGTCGCGCTGGCGTTGTACAGAGGAGTCCGCGTGCAGGTGGCGCGCGGAGACAGCCGCACAGCGGGCTACCTCCTGCTAGCTGGGCTGTCCTGTGCAGGGTTCGTGGTGCTGAAGCTGCTGGATCACTGGCTGGCCCGGTACTGGGTCTTCCAGAGTCTCACGGGACACTTCTGGTCCAAAGTGTGTGACGTGCTGCAGTTCCACTACAGCTTCCGCTTCCTGACTGCGTTAACAGACAAGGCGctgagaaaaactgcagcacagcagagGTGA